The window AATAAGTAATGTGACGGGTTGAGAaatcaaatatttgattttgataattGAGGGACCTAATTGCAGAGACCCGATTACTTAAAGTTACATAAAACATCCAAAATTGAGACAGTCAAAATAGTAGGAATCATGTAATAATTACTGCATGATACTACTACCCCATGACATGGACAGGTCGCCTCTCTCTCGTTCGTGTGAAAACACTGTCCCCGGCAAGAACGTTCTTGGTGAGTCCTTCCAAGCTAGTACTATCTTCTTTCTGCTGGGTCAGCTTCATCACATTTTACTTTAACCACGCATGTGGAAAGAAACCACACAACATCAaggaccttcttttttttttgaatcttgcTTAAGTTCGGCTCCTATTATCATCAGTGTCTAGCTTCCAAATCTCTGCAAATTTAACAAAGCTTATTAGTTCGAAATTAAAAGAAGCAGTTGAGCTCTTCTTTAGCCACCTAAGCACCTCTTGCTTCTGTGATATTAAATGTGGGTCTTCTCCTGGATGTGAATTATATCACTTTGAGCAATACCCAATTGCTACCACAATTGATTTCTTGCAGGTTCTTGTGGACAATTCAACAATTGTATTCTTGCAGGTTCTAGAAGACAAAGATCCTGGACTTACAGGTAATCTCTTGATTGAGAGATTGGTGGGAGCTCATGTTCAACTTCTTTCAAAGAGGAATTTGCCAAACTGGGAGTGTGGTTTGTACCTGCCTCTAAATTGTCTTTTGCTTGTAATATCTCctctttttttaaagttaatatttaattgtttaaaCGGAAAGTGGCACATCAGAGCATCTCTTGGATATTGCcacacaaagaaaatattgcatgGATAACATGCGGATTTGCTAACAagtttgatatttaattatttatgtttGTGGATGGGATCTTTATAATGTTTTGACATTCGAGTGAAACTACAAGAATCTCATGCTAACAAGTTAATAAAATTTGATAGAGTGAACTATGCTCTCGTATGTTCAGAAAAAGTTTGATATTTGCGTTTGCCTCGCTGAATTTTATTTGGGACTCAAACTGAACTCCTAAAAGAAAAGTTGCTTAAGAAGAAAGTCATTTGTCATTCCTGTTGGCGGATCGAATTTGCCGGGGACATGGTGAGCATAATTATTAGTGGCTGTATGTTTCTTCTTCATTCTATATGGAATTCAAACAGGTGTTCTCTCACGTGATATTGTTGACATTCGCTATTATGGCTTCAATCGAAAAAGAAATGGAGCAATTTCAAAAacgaattgaagaagaaaacatttctGGCCCGGAGCAACGACAACTCGGAGAAGCCTCGAGGATCTTACATAGTTTTGTCGAATTAACACAGATTACAGTACCTTTAGCTCTCCCAACTtcccataaaaagaaaaaaactcctAAAATCATTGAAACGAGATCCGATTTACTGAATGGTACTACAGCACCATTTATTGCAAATGGACGATTCGGACCCATTTCAGAAAACCTTTTCCGGGCTTatccggaaaaagaaaaattgtaaaggAGAAGCAGATGTCGGAAAGCATCCTATTACACGGTCAAACGCACGATCATCGTTCAGCCATATTTTTCTGGCAACTCATGGCTAACTTTCACCTAACGTGTCAGCTTTACATACCGCTCTCAGTGCAGAGCACAGCTGGTCGTGAAACGCAATTTGACAGGgtgaatactttttttttttttttttctatttaccaATTTTCGCGCATGACTTTCACCAAGCAGTCTATGGAAAACAAATTATGTTtacatttaaataataaacagaAGATGGAGCTGGTGATGGAGATTATAATTTAGGGGTGAGCGccgggaaccgggaaccgaaccggggttcggttcggttcccggttccggttccggttcccttttctgggaaccggaaccggttagctcaaaaaaaaatcttctctcGTTCTCTGCCTttgctcgacgccaccgccgctcgccctcgacgccgccgccgaACGCCGCTGGACGCCAGTCGCCCCGCGTCGCCTCGCCCTTTCCTCCCTCGACGCCGTCACCCCTCGCTCGCCTCGCCGCTCAGCCGCTCGCTGTCAACGCCGCCGGTGGACGCCGCTCGTCCCCTCGGTGGAGGCCGCTCGGCACCTGACGCCGCTCGCCGCCACGCTCGCCCAGTCGACGCCGCCTCGCCCAGTGTCCTCGACCCGCTCGCCCAGCGCCTCGCCGAGTCTCGCCCAGCCGCTTGCAAGCTTGCAGAGTACCGTCATTTGTGCTCTCCACAAAGGAATGCACAACAATTACAAAGGTCTGTGATCTTGTATCTGTTGATTGCGTTTCTGAATAAGAGAAATAGATCATCGCAGCCCTGTTAGCAAGGTTAAGTAGTTTGGAGCTCAGAGGTGTCAAGCCTGGACTCATCGTTTTGGCTGCTTGGAATATCGGAAGTGAATGTTTCATGAGAAATCGATACAACTGAAATCGTGCATCAAAATCTGCACTCGTGAGTTTTAAAAGCCTATTCGGGTAGCCAGCGTACGGACACTTTTAACAACTATATTCAGGCGTTTTCTTCTCTGCAGTCAAAGCTGAGACACACTGATGTTATCTTTTGTTAAAATCAAGACATTTCATGTGGAGAGTCTAATTTCCCTTCAATTGGTGTTCGTAAAATTATCGAAATACCTAGGATGGAACAGCTTGACTGAGTTGGAGAAATAGTGGAAATCCTGAGGTACTGGttagataaataaaagaacagCTTGACTGAGTTGCCCAACTACCGGGGTGACCTGCATATGCAAGATATGCGCAATGATCTCAAGCAGGGACATTTTACTTTTAAGCAAACTTGCTATAAGTGTAATAGTATGTAGAAAACTTCAAACTGTCATCTTGCTGATGTGCAATGCAATTTAGTTGCTGACATGTTTCTCTGAACACAGGAAAGGTGTAACCCAGCTAGCCGACTTAGTCTGGAAAGACCTAGGATTGCTGCCCACTGATTACATGTACAGCATGAGATGTGGTCGAGATGGGAACTTCTCTAAATGTGAATTAGGCGTTTCGGGAACATTCAACTCGGCTTTAACTCTCTTTTATTCACCTCTCTCCGTCAGACGAAGCTCTCTGTAGATGACTGGTCATTCACTGACCATTCAACACCCACAATGTGGCAGCGCCATTCACCAACGGAGTTTGCCTTCCAAAATTTGGACTTTTCCTTCTCTTGAAAAAAGAACCATTCTATTTGGCCTTGAACTCTTGAGGCTTTTGCTTTATTTATGATCAGCTTGTGCTATTGGGATCAGAATACTGAAATGGTTCGTAGAGTCAAAACCCAAAAGCAATTTACACCAAAATACTTCTGGGGCTGTATTTCCTTCCCTGCATTCTCAGTTAATAATTAGTTCTCACATTGAGAAGCTTGGAGGGTTATTGGTTTCGCACCAGCTGATGAAAGTTCCATTCGTCTGTCCAAATACAGTAGAAAGCACAGCCAAACAACTCTATAGGCTCAACACTTTGCTCGCGAAGCTAACTCGCTCAAACCTCTACACAGAATGTCTCCAACTGTTTGTCCAAATCCGTGGGAGTTGTCACTTGAAGCCGGACCCTACACTCTCTCCAGCACCATCACTGCTTGTGCCAATGCTCGCAACGCAGTGTTTGGCGAGCAGCTTCACGCCCATGCTATTCGGGCCGGCTTCAAGCTTACCCACGTCGCCAACACCCTTCTTTTGCTCTATGCAAAAGTGGAAGATGTGGGTTCAGTGAAAAAGTTGTTTGGGGAAATTGAGAAACCAGATGTGTACTCATGGACGACAGTGATGTCGGCTTGTATGAAGCTAGGGGAAGTTGACTATGCCTGTGAGGCGTTTGATGAAATACCTGACAGGAATGTGGCAGTTTGGAATGCCGTTATTACTGGGTGTGCAGATAATGGGCATGAAGAGATTGCCTTTGCCAAGTTCAGGGAAATGCATGAGCTGGGTGTCAAGCATGATAATTATAGTTTCGCTTGTGTGCTGAGTTTGTGTTCTTTGGAGCTGCTTGAGTTTGGGAGGCAGGTGCATTGTTTAGTTACTAAGACGGGATTTCTGATCAAGCCCTCAGTCGTAAATTCCTGCTTACAATGTACTTCAACAGTGAATGTGTTGGTGATGCTTACAAAGTCTTTGATGATGCTGAAGTGCGTGATGAAATCACCATTAATGCAATGATAGATGGTCTTGTGGGAATAAGTAGAGACGAGGAGGCTCTTTTGATGTTCAGGGAAATGCAAAGGTCTGGGCTTAGTCCTACTAAGCTCACCTTTGTAAGTCTCATGAGTTCATGTTCATTCGAGAGAAATGCTGCTCAACTACATGTTCAAGCTATCAAAAGAGGTCTTGAATCTTGTACTGCAGTTATTAATGCTGCAATTACCATGTATTCTCGCTGTGGCATATTGGAGGCAGCCAAGACGGTTTTAATAGATTTGACAAGAAGGATCTTGTGTCTTGGAATGCCATGATCTCCAGCTATGCTCAATTAAATTCGGGTACATCAGTGATTTTGACCTTCCTACAAATGCAAAGGCTTGGTTTCGAACCTGATGAATTTACCTTTGGAAGTTTGTTAACTAGCTCTGAGTCAACAGAAATAGTGGAGATGATTCATGCCCTTTTATACCAAAAGGGGCTCCTCTTGAATATTCAGGTTTCTAATGCATTAACATTGGCATATTCTAAACATGGAAAGATGATGCATGCCCACCAAGTGTTTGAGAcatatctttaaaaaatctgaTCTCATGGAATACCCTACTTTCTGGTTTGCTGTCAAATGGTTTTCCAGTACAAGGCTTACGATGCTTAACTGAGATGTTTATTTATGATCTTAAGCCAAATGCATATACTCTCAGTATTGCTCTAGCCATGTGCGCTACCCTCTGTTCCTTGGGACATGCTAAACAGATTCATTGCTACATCATCAGAAATGCATCTCTCTCAGAGGCTTCTTTGAGTAATGGACTGATTACAGTTTATTCAAAATGCGGAGTTCTGGACTCTTGCTTGAGAGTGTTTAATAAGATGCCTGAGAGAGACACGGTATCATGGAATGCCCTTATCTCTGCTTTTGCTCAGCATGGGAAAGGGAAGGAAGCAGTGAATTGTTTTGAGGCCATGCGAAAGGAGTCCAAGTGTAAACCAGATCTAGCCACTTTTACAGCATTATTATCTGCTTGCAGTCATTCTGGTCTG of the Eucalyptus grandis isolate ANBG69807.140 chromosome 10, ASM1654582v1, whole genome shotgun sequence genome contains:
- the LOC120288856 gene encoding pentatricopeptide repeat-containing protein At3g49740-like; translation: MSACMKLGEVDYACEAFDEIPDRNVAVWNAVITGCADNGHEEIAFAKFREMHELGVKHDNYSFACVLSLCSLELLEFGSECVGDAYKVFDDAEVRDEITINAMIDGLVGISRDEEALLMFREMQRSGLSPTKLTFVSLMSSCSFERNAAQLHVQAIKRGLESCTAVINAAITMYSRCGILEAAKTPNAYTLSIALAMCATLCSLGHAKQIHCYIIRNASLSEASLSNGLITVYSKCGVLDSCLRVFNKMPERDTVSWNALISAFAQHGKGKEAVNCFEAMRKESKCKPDLATFTALLSACSHSGLVNDGAHI